The following are encoded in a window of Kitasatospora fiedleri genomic DNA:
- a CDS encoding SRPBCC family protein, with the protein MTEYERSRTMPALPEPVFDEATDPARLDAWMPRELHVRVDDPPAVTVHEDRSGTEERGLLRTRQDQLRMEWGTRDAGRYAGWLQVAGLDTGTSEVTIHLSFFEDGAGPAPETVERELDESLARLEEQVRLRVDGG; encoded by the coding sequence ATGACCGAGTACGAACGTTCCCGCACCATGCCGGCCCTCCCGGAGCCGGTCTTCGACGAGGCGACCGACCCCGCGCGGCTGGACGCCTGGATGCCCCGCGAGCTGCACGTGCGGGTCGACGACCCGCCCGCCGTGACCGTCCACGAGGACCGCAGCGGCACCGAGGAGCGCGGGCTGCTGCGCACCCGCCAGGACCAGTTGCGGATGGAGTGGGGCACCCGCGACGCCGGCCGGTACGCCGGCTGGCTCCAGGTCGCCGGGCTGGACACCGGGACGAGCGAGGTCACCATCCACCTCTCCTTCTTCGAGGACGGCGCCGGGCCCGCGCCGGAGACCGTCGAACGGGAGCTGGACGAGAGCCTGGCCCGGCTGGAGGAACAGGTCCGGCTCCGGGTCGACGGCGGCTGA